A DNA window from Leptolyngbya sp. KIOST-1 contains the following coding sequences:
- a CDS encoding fasciclin domain-containing protein, with protein sequence MADIVDTAVSAGSFSTLVAAVKAAGLVDTLKGKGPFTVFAPTDDAFAKLPEGTVDGLLKDTAKLKKILTYHVVSGKVMATDVSKLKTATTVQGTDVNIDASNGVKVNDSTVTTADVAADNGVIHIIDTVLMPA encoded by the coding sequence ATGGCTGACATTGTAGATACTGCCGTAAGTGCTGGTTCATTTAGTACCCTTGTGGCTGCTGTTAAGGCCGCTGGCCTGGTCGATACCCTCAAAGGTAAAGGCCCATTCACCGTTTTTGCTCCCACCGACGACGCCTTTGCTAAGCTACCCGAAGGCACCGTAGACGGGTTGCTAAAAGACACCGCTAAGCTGAAGAAAATTCTCACCTATCATGTCGTCTCCGGCAAGGTCATGGCTACGGATGTCTCTAAGCTCAAGACCGCCACTACCGTCCAGGGCACCGATGTTAACATCGACGCCTCTAATGGGGTAAAAGTCAACGACTCTACGGTAACCACTGCCGATGTGGCCGCCGACAACGGTGTTATTCACATCATCGATACCGTGCTTATGCCCGCCTAG
- a CDS encoding rhodanese-like domain-containing protein, which translates to MARLFPFIPIPDALQDKSFVVALRQRLTWGEPALTIVDVRDRDAFNHGHIMGAIAMPLGELVARAQANLELIRDIYVYGETDAQTAVAANQLRTAGYQNIAELIGGLPA; encoded by the coding sequence ATGGCCCGTCTCTTTCCGTTTATTCCCATTCCCGACGCTCTGCAAGATAAGTCTTTCGTCGTCGCCCTCCGCCAGCGACTGACCTGGGGAGAACCCGCCCTCACCATTGTAGATGTGAGAGATCGAGACGCCTTTAACCATGGCCACATTATGGGGGCGATCGCCATGCCCCTGGGCGAACTCGTCGCCCGTGCCCAGGCCAACCTCGAACTCATCCGCGACATCTACGTCTACGGTGAGACCGATGCCCAAACCGCCGTGGCGGCTAATCAACTGAGAACAGCGGGTTATCAAAACATCGCTGAACTGATCGGCGGACTGCCCGCCTAG
- a CDS encoding NADPH-dependent FMN reductase produces the protein MKLEIAKKASQSFNQLAQRGHNAIFADALEYDFGLLDRMYKEHEPGQVPVKMEELAEHIRSADGFVVVTGEYNHSVQPGLSNLMDHFLEEYYFRPAGIVSYSVGGFGGVRAAVHLRVMLGEMGMPTISSMFAISKITEAIDADGKAQDESLIKRLGSFLDELEWYEEALKRQRDEKGRPF, from the coding sequence ATGAAATTAGAGATTGCAAAAAAAGCCTCGCAGTCCTTCAATCAACTGGCCCAGCGAGGCCACAATGCTATCTTTGCTGATGCCCTGGAGTACGACTTTGGCCTGCTCGATCGCATGTACAAAGAGCACGAGCCTGGTCAGGTTCCAGTCAAAATGGAGGAACTGGCTGAGCACATTCGTAGCGCCGATGGGTTTGTGGTGGTAACGGGCGAATACAACCACTCTGTTCAGCCGGGGCTGAGCAATTTGATGGATCACTTTCTGGAAGAGTACTACTTTCGCCCGGCGGGGATTGTGTCGTACTCGGTGGGGGGATTTGGCGGGGTGCGGGCCGCTGTGCACCTGCGGGTGATGCTGGGGGAGATGGGTATGCCCACCATTTCGTCGATGTTTGCGATCTCAAAGATTACCGAGGCGATCGACGCCGATGGCAAGGCCCAGGATGAGTCATTGATCAAACGCCTGGGTTCCTTTTTAGACGAGCTGGAGTGGTACGAAGAGGCCCTCAAGCGGCAGCGCGACGAAAAGGGAAGGCCCTTTTAG
- a CDS encoding DUF5674 family protein, with translation MHADCEIVLLEDGSQQRYVWGADWYPLSQTVGYEALINIRPSANNRSMTIQDSGLRDDIRQLVQSLLGDVQWP, from the coding sequence TTGCACGCCGATTGCGAGATAGTTCTGCTAGAGGATGGCAGCCAGCAGCGCTATGTCTGGGGGGCAGATTGGTATCCGCTCAGCCAGACGGTGGGCTATGAGGCGCTGATCAACATTCGCCCTAGCGCCAATAACCGTTCGATGACGATTCAAGATTCTGGTTTGCGGGATGATATCCGTCAGCTAGTGCAGTCTCTGTTGGGCGACGTTCAATGGCCATAA
- a CDS encoding serine hydrolase domain-containing protein, with product MSRVFSGTFTRFLLLVLVTAWLVCRGPLPSTATSPPSALTSLSAQTMAAQADQYLSDLATEAGFSGAVLMARNGEILLSAGYGEADRDRHRLNTAQTKFRLGSLTKQFTAMAILILQERGALQVQDPICAYLADCPARWQAITIHQLLTHTAGVTDFSRLPGHEVTMRLPSSPAETIARFRDQPLEFLPGEKFRYSNSGYILLGAIIEQASGSTYETFLQNNIFAPLQMVNSGYDHHTGDLAVGYRDGSHQADFIDMSVPFAAGGLYSTVADIYRWDQALYTDKLISPASLAEMFTPFVPIFNGGGFGPGYGWFIGKEGDRSMASHVGGINGFSSLITRYPYDHILIVILSNREDANLAEIEWH from the coding sequence ATGAGTAGAGTCTTTTCCGGCACCTTCACGCGCTTTCTGCTGCTCGTTCTGGTCACCGCATGGCTCGTTTGCCGTGGGCCACTGCCATCCACCGCAACCAGTCCACCCTCAGCCCTGACGTCTCTGTCGGCGCAGACGATGGCGGCCCAGGCCGACCAATATCTGAGCGACCTGGCCACCGAAGCGGGCTTTAGCGGGGCGGTGCTGATGGCTCGCAATGGCGAAATTTTGCTCAGCGCTGGCTATGGCGAGGCCGATCGCGATCGCCACCGTTTGAACACCGCCCAAACCAAATTTCGCCTAGGCTCCCTGACCAAACAATTTACGGCGATGGCGATTTTGATCTTGCAGGAGCGGGGTGCCCTCCAGGTGCAAGACCCCATTTGCGCCTACCTGGCAGACTGCCCGGCCCGCTGGCAGGCAATCACGATTCACCAGCTCTTGACCCATACCGCTGGGGTTACAGACTTTTCTCGTTTGCCGGGTCACGAGGTCACCATGAGGTTGCCCTCATCACCTGCCGAGACGATCGCCCGATTTCGAGACCAACCGCTAGAGTTTCTGCCCGGCGAAAAGTTTCGCTACAGCAATTCGGGCTACATTTTGCTCGGTGCCATCATTGAGCAGGCCTCGGGCAGCACCTACGAAACCTTTCTTCAAAACAACATTTTTGCCCCGCTACAGATGGTCAATTCGGGCTATGACCACCATACGGGCGACCTGGCGGTGGGCTATCGCGATGGATCACATCAGGCTGATTTTATCGATATGTCTGTTCCCTTTGCGGCTGGAGGGTTGTACTCTACCGTTGCCGATATCTACCGCTGGGATCAAGCTTTGTATACCGATAAACTCATCTCCCCAGCCTCACTTGCCGAGATGTTTACTCCCTTTGTGCCGATCTTTAATGGTGGAGGGTTTGGCCCTGGCTATGGATGGTTTATCGGTAAAGAGGGCGATCGCTCAATGGCCAGTCATGTAGGCGGCATCAACGGCTTTTCTAGCCTGATCACGCGCTACCCCTACGACCATATCTTGATTGTGATTTTGAGCAATCGTGAGGATGCAAACCTGGCTGAAATTGAATGGCACTGA
- a CDS encoding pentapeptide repeat-containing protein, whose product MDANELLRRYADGQRNFRSHDLRGLDLAKTDLTNIDLAGALLNDADLSGTNLFNANLNWTMLKGANLSGANLTGAKMPDGRMHNEILETANNLGV is encoded by the coding sequence ATGGATGCCAATGAACTTTTAAGACGATATGCAGACGGCCAGAGAAATTTTAGATCGCACGATCTAAGAGGGCTTGATTTGGCCAAGACCGATTTAACTAATATCGATTTGGCTGGCGCACTTTTGAATGACGCCGACTTGAGTGGCACCAATCTGTTCAATGCCAACCTCAACTGGACCATGCTGAAGGGAGCAAACCTAAGCGGTGCCAACTTAACTGGGGCAAAAATGCCTGACGGCAGAATGCATAACGAAATCCTGGAGACGGCCAATAATTTAGGCGTCTAG
- the mobF gene encoding MobF family relaxase codes for MLSTSNLSAAQAETYYTHEDYYSAEEAAHPTKWVGKGAASLGLAGIVNQQEFSQMLSGQAPDGRSLMGKVVDPEKRRAATDFTFSAPKSVSIAALVQQDERVLAVHHQAVAKALSVLEERYAQTRISTEAGRTKVTTGNIAAAVFTHSTSREAEPQLHSHCVVMNATQLEDGRWFSLSNEGAIANQKLLGQIYQNELAVALRQQGYQIEPKAHGQFELAGYSPELLKAFSTRRQQILKLIEEWEATGSENNRAMRETATLVSRKRKPKEVDEGLLQRGWNALIQLKGLELPELPEGVALLPETFSSAKSVIDAAIQHCGERESVFRRTMLERFIFEHELGVQGFEAIEGAIAHSPELIRVADGKFTTQTALNLELNTIRLMQQGRGQVGAIVPSGTQLDSLASHSLNPEQQNAVEMAATTPDSVMAWQGVAGAGKTYALSVLKELTQGQGYDIQGLAPSAEAAHVLGESLGIETTTVAGLLVSQPLDAPPNPTLWIVDEAGLLSMKDAHALLRRATLEQARVLLVGDTRQLSAVEAGNPFKSLQARGMATAYLETHRRQQNGVLRSAVELVAQGQVSEGIELLAQAGYVKEEAQAQSRIQQVATDYLALTVEEREASLVLAGTNVERLALTQAMRSGLQEQGALGADGFVMQSLRRKDLTTAQASYLKAYVPGDVLVPIQDYRKQGLIRGEQYRVIAVNPEAQQVVLETPSGSVLSVDPAACPRKTMYTTQAIPIAVGDKLKWTRNNSKAGIRNGQGFMVTGLDADGTATIRDAAGQTSTVNLSGNQHIDYAWVSTTYSSQGKTAERVLALLGETTNREAFYVAISRAKQAVTLYTTSQADLVRLAQVSRAKENVSDYVPLTQQVINHGQLLQREQREPEPIPSFDPRAVGERIGNRVAEQLRAAAGRDLREHAASAPPRRPRPDLGRGFGDVAAVLEPELGVLGRAIAAYRQRRDLLRCTGDLAGAVEAVNCGFEQLERAAQDRVGLAAAVDLVARAVGRTVGREQQKLEAPEPKVINMREQLLARWERYSAELPSASLELRVAQRALRDGCSAKEVTLMLVAGSETVRLIHDRQGRKDAIAFAQHLVAVASNHQTLSIVTKHYSYGLEIGD; via the coding sequence ATGCTTTCCACGAGCAACCTCTCCGCCGCTCAAGCGGAGACCTACTACACCCACGAGGACTATTACTCGGCAGAAGAAGCGGCTCATCCGACAAAGTGGGTGGGGAAAGGGGCTGCGTCGTTGGGGTTGGCTGGGATTGTCAATCAGCAGGAATTCAGCCAGATGCTTTCTGGGCAGGCTCCGGACGGGCGATCGCTGATGGGGAAGGTGGTCGATCCAGAAAAGCGGCGGGCGGCAACAGACTTTACCTTTAGTGCCCCCAAGAGCGTCAGCATCGCAGCCCTGGTGCAGCAGGATGAGCGGGTGTTGGCGGTCCATCATCAGGCGGTCGCGAAGGCGCTGTCGGTGTTGGAAGAGCGCTATGCCCAAACTCGAATTTCGACAGAAGCAGGGAGAACCAAGGTGACGACAGGGAATATCGCCGCAGCGGTGTTCACTCATTCCACCAGCCGGGAGGCGGAGCCGCAGTTGCATAGCCATTGTGTGGTGATGAATGCGACGCAGCTGGAGGATGGGCGGTGGTTTAGTTTGAGCAATGAGGGGGCGATCGCCAACCAAAAGCTCCTCGGCCAGATCTACCAGAATGAACTGGCCGTCGCGCTGAGGCAGCAGGGCTACCAGATTGAGCCGAAGGCTCATGGACAGTTTGAGCTGGCTGGGTATTCTCCAGAACTGCTCAAGGCATTCTCGACCCGCAGGCAGCAAATCCTCAAGCTGATCGAGGAATGGGAGGCGACGGGGTCTGAGAACAACCGAGCCATGCGGGAGACAGCCACATTGGTATCGCGGAAACGGAAGCCCAAAGAGGTGGACGAGGGACTTCTACAGCGGGGATGGAATGCCCTGATTCAATTGAAAGGCTTGGAGCTGCCGGAGTTGCCTGAAGGCGTTGCCCTGTTACCTGAGACATTCTCATCGGCTAAATCGGTAATTGACGCGGCGATCCAGCACTGCGGAGAGCGGGAGTCGGTGTTTCGGCGGACGATGCTGGAGCGGTTTATCTTTGAACACGAGCTGGGGGTGCAGGGGTTTGAGGCGATTGAGGGAGCGATCGCCCACAGCCCCGAACTTATCCGAGTCGCCGACGGCAAGTTCACCACCCAGACAGCACTCAATCTGGAACTCAACACCATTCGTCTGATGCAGCAGGGCCGGGGGCAGGTGGGTGCAATTGTCCCCAGCGGTACCCAGTTGGACAGCCTGGCTAGCCATTCCCTGAACCCGGAGCAGCAAAACGCGGTGGAGATGGCGGCGACTACACCAGATAGCGTGATGGCGTGGCAAGGCGTAGCGGGGGCAGGCAAAACCTATGCCTTGAGTGTGTTGAAAGAGTTGACTCAGGGGCAGGGGTACGACATCCAAGGGCTAGCCCCTAGTGCTGAAGCCGCCCATGTGCTGGGGGAATCGCTAGGAATTGAAACCACTACGGTCGCTGGGCTTTTGGTGTCCCAACCGTTGGATGCCCCCCCAAATCCAACGCTCTGGATTGTGGATGAGGCGGGATTGTTGAGCATGAAGGATGCTCATGCTCTCTTGCGACGAGCGACGTTGGAGCAAGCACGAGTCCTTCTGGTCGGGGACACCCGGCAACTCTCAGCGGTGGAGGCAGGCAATCCCTTCAAGAGTTTGCAGGCGAGGGGGATGGCGACGGCGTATCTGGAGACCCATCGGCGGCAGCAGAATGGGGTGCTGCGATCGGCTGTGGAGCTGGTGGCTCAGGGGCAGGTCAGTGAAGGCATTGAGCTATTGGCCCAAGCGGGCTACGTCAAAGAAGAGGCTCAAGCTCAGTCGAGGATTCAGCAGGTGGCCACCGATTACCTTGCACTGACGGTAGAGGAGCGGGAGGCCTCGCTGGTGCTGGCGGGGACGAATGTGGAACGGTTGGCTCTGACTCAGGCGATGCGATCGGGATTGCAGGAGCAGGGTGCTTTGGGCGCAGATGGCTTTGTGATGCAGAGCTTACGGCGGAAGGATCTGACTACGGCTCAGGCCAGCTATCTCAAGGCTTATGTACCGGGTGATGTGCTGGTGCCAATTCAGGACTATCGGAAGCAGGGGTTGATTCGAGGGGAGCAGTACCGAGTGATTGCAGTGAATCCCGAGGCTCAGCAGGTGGTGCTGGAGACGCCGAGTGGATCAGTACTGTCGGTTGATCCAGCAGCTTGCCCGCGCAAGACAATGTACACGACGCAAGCGATTCCGATCGCAGTGGGCGACAAGCTCAAGTGGACGCGCAATAACTCCAAAGCCGGAATTCGCAATGGGCAGGGGTTCATGGTGACGGGGCTAGATGCCGATGGGACGGCGACGATTCGAGATGCGGCGGGCCAAACCTCCACTGTCAACCTGAGTGGGAACCAGCACATCGACTACGCCTGGGTGAGCACCACCTACAGCAGCCAGGGTAAGACAGCAGAGCGGGTGCTGGCGCTGCTGGGCGAAACAACGAATCGAGAAGCCTTTTATGTAGCGATTTCTAGGGCTAAGCAGGCAGTGACGTTGTACACCACCAGCCAGGCCGACTTGGTGCGGCTGGCCCAGGTGTCGCGGGCCAAGGAGAACGTGAGTGACTACGTGCCCTTAACTCAACAGGTGATTAACCATGGACAATTACTCCAACGGGAACAACGGGAACCAGAGCCTATCCCCAGCTTTGACCCCAGAGCAGTGGGAGAGCGTATTGGGAACCGTGTTGCGGAGCAGCTTAGAGCCGCTGCGGGCCGAGATCTGCGTGAACACGCAGCGAGTGCTCCACCTCGAAGACCACGTCCAGACCTTGGGCGAGGATTTGGCGATGTGGCCGCAGTCCTGGAACCAGAGCTTGGGGTGCTTGGTCGAGCAATTGCAGCGTATCGTCAGCGACGAGACCTCCTCCGATGCACAGGCGACCTTGCAGGAGCAGTTGAGGCTGTTAATTGCGGCTTTGAGCAGTTGGAACGGGCAGCTCAAGACCGAGTTGGCCTTGCAGCAGCAGTTGATCTCGTCGCTAGAGCGGTTGGACGGACGGTTGGACGAGAGCAGCAAAAGCTAGAGGCCCCCGAACCGAAGGTGATAAACATGAGGGAGCAGCTTCTAGCGCGGTGGGAGCGCTACTCGGCGGAGTTGCCGTCAGCGAGTTTGGAGTTGCGGGTGGCCCAGCGAGCGTTGCGGGATGGGTGCTCGGCTAAGGAGGTGACGCTGATGCTGGTGGCAGGGAGTGAGACGGTAAGGCTGATTCACGATCGCCAGGGTAGAAAGGATGCGATCGCATTCGCCCAGCACTTGGTTGCCGTTGCTAGCAATCACCAAACCCTATCGATAGTTACGAAGCACTATAGCTATGGGCTGGAGATAGGTGACTGA
- a CDS encoding methyltransferase, giving the protein MLFLLLFIPFLFVFFPRAIGGDHFRSHYRTMPLVQQGAFAWSGNAMYVFAFLGLWAIALLIGSQAALAVALFQHAYVWVHFYCTEAPDMDLLYGQD; this is encoded by the coding sequence ATGCTTTTTCTTTTGTTGTTCATTCCATTTTTGTTCGTATTCTTTCCCCGCGCCATTGGCGGCGACCACTTTCGATCGCACTACCGGACCATGCCGCTGGTACAGCAGGGAGCCTTTGCCTGGAGCGGCAATGCCATGTATGTCTTTGCCTTTCTGGGCCTGTGGGCGATCGCTCTGTTGATCGGGTCTCAGGCGGCCCTGGCGGTGGCCCTGTTTCAACACGCCTACGTCTGGGTGCACTTCTACTGCACAGAAGCCCCGGATATGGACCTGTTGTATGGTCAGGATTAG
- a CDS encoding FAD-dependent oxidoreductase codes for MTATTPHFRSPVSADRPADLRSELAVDVAIVGGGIVGLTLAATLAPSGLQVAVIEAQTAAGAASRQRAYAFSLTSADIFKGLGLWPQIGPHICHFDKVQLSDGDYGRVVQFLPTDLGTDAVYYGAEHGVLMAALQGAIAAAPNIHYLCSASLGATFSLPTIFMIP; via the coding sequence ATGACCGCTACCACTCCTCACTTTCGCTCTCCGGTCTCCGCCGATCGCCCGGCGGATCTACGCTCTGAACTGGCGGTCGATGTGGCCATTGTCGGCGGCGGCATTGTGGGGCTGACTCTGGCGGCAACGCTGGCCCCCAGCGGCCTGCAGGTGGCGGTGATCGAAGCCCAAACGGCGGCGGGGGCCGCTTCCCGGCAGCGGGCCTACGCCTTTTCACTGACCTCAGCCGATATTTTTAAGGGCCTGGGGCTGTGGCCCCAGATCGGGCCGCACATTTGCCACTTTGACAAAGTGCAGCTCTCCGACGGGGACTACGGTCGGGTGGTGCAGTTTTTACCCACCGACCTGGGCACCGATGCCGTGTATTACGGGGCCGAGCACGGGGTGCTAATGGCCGCGCTGCAAGGGGCGATCGCCGCTGCTCCCAACATTCACTACCTCTGCTCGGCCAGCCTGGGCGCAACCTTCTCATTGCCCACAATTTTCATGATTCCGTAG
- a CDS encoding glutathione S-transferase, protein MITVHHLNNSRSQRVLWLLEELGLSYEVKRYERDPETMLAPPSLRQVHPLGKSPVITDGDLTLAESGAIVEYLVDRYGDGRLIPAPGTPERLRYTYWLHYAEGSAMPPLLIKLIFDKIEHSPMPFFAKPVARGIVSKVKDSFINPQITQHLDFMEAELGKSPWFAGEDFTAADIQLSFPLEAAATRAGLDASRPKLMAFLDRIHTRPAYQKALERGGKYELLS, encoded by the coding sequence ATGATTACCGTTCACCACTTAAACAACTCCCGCTCCCAGCGGGTGCTCTGGCTGCTCGAAGAACTGGGCCTGTCCTACGAGGTCAAGCGCTATGAGCGCGACCCAGAGACCATGCTGGCTCCGCCGTCGCTGCGGCAGGTGCATCCCCTCGGCAAATCGCCAGTGATTACCGATGGCGACCTGACCCTGGCCGAATCGGGGGCAATCGTCGAATATTTGGTCGATCGCTACGGCGATGGGCGACTGATTCCGGCTCCTGGAACCCCTGAGCGCCTGCGCTACACCTACTGGCTGCACTACGCCGAGGGGTCGGCCATGCCGCCGCTGCTGATCAAGCTCATCTTTGACAAAATTGAGCACAGCCCGATGCCCTTCTTTGCCAAACCCGTCGCCCGAGGAATCGTCAGCAAAGTTAAAGACTCGTTTATCAATCCTCAAATTACTCAGCACCTCGACTTTATGGAGGCGGAACTGGGCAAGAGCCCCTGGTTTGCTGGGGAAGACTTTACCGCCGCCGACATTCAGCTCAGCTTTCCCCTAGAGGCGGCGGCAACTCGGGCGGGGCTAGACGCCAGCCGCCCCAAACTCATGGCATTCTTAGATCGTATCCACACCCGCCCGGCCTACCAAAAAGCCCTGGAGCGGGGCGGCAAATATGAGCTTTTGAGTTGA
- a CDS encoding P-II family nitrogen regulator has protein sequence MSSSLTKGNLVTIIGEAVLQERLIHLLGQLEVSGYTIVPAKGAGSHGRRMGDIAGYNTNIEIKTIVSSALSDQLLEELKPFQETHALIAFRQTVEGLFD, from the coding sequence ATGTCATCTTCTCTAACCAAAGGCAATCTCGTCACCATTATTGGCGAAGCGGTTTTGCAAGAGCGCCTAATTCACCTGCTGGGTCAGCTAGAGGTGTCGGGCTACACGATTGTGCCCGCTAAAGGGGCCGGTAGCCACGGCAGACGCATGGGCGATATTGCGGGCTACAACACCAATATCGAAATCAAAACCATCGTCAGTTCAGCCCTCTCTGACCAGCTGCTAGAGGAGCTAAAGCCCTTTCAAGAGACCCACGCTCTGATTGCCTTTCGCCAAACCGTCGAGGGTCTGTTTGACTAG
- the ftsH gene encoding ATP-dependent zinc metalloprotease FtsH: MPIKDRPTLPKFRLFNNIFLILGVVFLVASFILPRILGPQIPGVPYSLFIHQVQEGEVARVQVGENQIQYQLKPTGDEAAGQVFSTTPIFDLSLPNTLEANGVEFAATAPPKNRWVGSLLSWVIPPLIFVGIWQFFIRRSSGGGGPQGMLSIGKSKAKVYVEGEAAKITFADVAGVDEAKTELVEIVDFLKTPGRYTQIGARIPKGVLLVGPPGTGKTLLAKAVAGEAGVPFFSISGSEFVEMFVGVGSSRVRDLFEQAQKQAPCIVFIDELDAIGKSRSSNGMYGGNDEREQTLNQLLSEMDGFAAEGATVIVLAATNRPEILDPALLRPGRFDRQVLVDRPALSGREAILAIHAQTVKLGDDVDLHAIATRTPGFAGADLANLVNEAALLAARNHRQAVAQTDFAEAIERVVAGLEKKSRILNDKEKKIVAYHEVGHALVGSLMPGSGKVEKISIVSRGMAALGYTLQLPTEDRFLMDEAELRGQIATLLGGRSAEEIVFNSITTGASNDLQRATDLAEQMVTAFGMSQVLGPLAYQQGARPMFLDGGMANGRRPISEETAQAIDREVKAIVETAHQQALDVIRHNRELMETITMQLLETEAIEGKTLHHLLDQVQAIPVEVAANGFVPH, encoded by the coding sequence ATGCCCATCAAAGATCGACCGACGCTACCAAAGTTTCGCCTCTTCAACAATATTTTCTTGATTTTGGGCGTCGTGTTTTTGGTGGCCAGCTTCATTCTGCCCCGCATCCTCGGGCCGCAGATTCCGGGGGTGCCCTACAGCCTGTTTATTCACCAGGTACAGGAGGGGGAAGTGGCGCGGGTGCAGGTGGGCGAAAACCAGATTCAGTACCAGCTCAAGCCCACAGGCGACGAGGCGGCTGGGCAAGTCTTTTCCACTACTCCGATTTTTGACCTGAGTCTGCCCAATACCCTGGAAGCAAACGGAGTTGAGTTTGCCGCTACGGCCCCGCCTAAAAATCGCTGGGTGGGTAGCCTGCTGAGCTGGGTGATTCCGCCGCTGATCTTTGTGGGCATCTGGCAGTTCTTTATTCGTCGCAGTAGCGGCGGCGGTGGCCCCCAGGGCATGCTCTCCATCGGCAAAAGCAAGGCCAAGGTCTATGTCGAAGGCGAAGCTGCCAAGATCACCTTTGCCGATGTGGCCGGGGTAGACGAGGCCAAAACCGAACTGGTCGAAATCGTTGACTTTCTCAAAACGCCGGGGCGCTACACCCAGATTGGGGCGCGCATTCCCAAGGGGGTGCTGCTGGTGGGGCCGCCGGGCACGGGCAAAACCCTGCTGGCCAAGGCCGTCGCCGGAGAGGCGGGGGTGCCCTTCTTCAGCATTTCGGGTTCTGAGTTTGTGGAGATGTTTGTGGGGGTGGGCTCGTCGCGGGTGCGCGACCTGTTTGAGCAGGCCCAGAAGCAGGCCCCCTGCATTGTGTTCATTGATGAGCTCGATGCGATCGGCAAGTCGCGCAGCAGCAACGGCATGTACGGCGGCAACGACGAGCGCGAGCAAACCCTGAACCAGCTGCTGTCTGAAATGGATGGCTTTGCTGCCGAAGGTGCCACGGTGATCGTGCTGGCGGCCACCAACCGGCCCGAAATTCTCGACCCAGCGCTCCTGCGCCCCGGTCGGTTTGATCGCCAGGTGCTGGTCGATCGCCCCGCCCTGTCGGGCCGCGAGGCCATTCTCGCTATCCATGCCCAGACAGTGAAGCTAGGGGACGATGTGGATTTACATGCGATCGCCACCCGCACCCCCGGCTTTGCTGGCGCCGACCTGGCCAACCTGGTCAACGAAGCGGCATTACTGGCCGCCCGCAACCATCGTCAAGCTGTGGCTCAGACTGACTTTGCCGAGGCGATCGAGCGCGTAGTGGCAGGCCTGGAGAAGAAAAGCCGCATCCTCAACGACAAAGAAAAGAAAATTGTCGCTTACCACGAAGTCGGCCATGCTCTGGTGGGTTCGCTGATGCCCGGCAGCGGCAAGGTCGAGAAAATCTCCATCGTGTCGCGGGGCATGGCGGCCCTAGGCTACACCCTGCAACTGCCCACCGAAGACCGCTTTTTGATGGATGAAGCCGAGCTGCGAGGGCAGATTGCCACCCTGCTGGGCGGGCGATCGGCGGAAGAGATTGTCTTCAACAGCATTACCACCGGAGCCTCAAATGACTTGCAGCGGGCCACGGATCTGGCCGAGCAGATGGTCACCGCCTTTGGCATGAGCCAGGTGCTGGGGCCGCTGGCCTACCAGCAGGGGGCACGCCCGATGTTTCTCGACGGGGGCATGGCCAACGGTCGCCGCCCGATCAGCGAAGAGACTGCCCAGGCGATCGATCGCGAGGTCAAAGCCATTGTTGAGACCGCTCACCAGCAGGCCCTAGACGTCATTCGCCACAACCGCGAGCTGATGGAGACTATCACGATGCAACTGCTAGAAACTGAGGCGATCGAAGGCAAAACCCTGCACCACCTGCTCGATCAGGTGCAGGCTATCCCGGTCGAAGTCGCAGCCAACGGCTTCGTTCCCCATTGA
- a CDS encoding EAL domain-containing protein, which translates to MSSFAYLKTLPVDYLKIDGGFVKDILEDQVDHAMVKAISTIGGVMGLKTIAEYVENTAIFDCITALGVDFAQGYGLGHPQPLICTGTPR; encoded by the coding sequence ATGTCCTCCTTTGCCTACCTCAAAACCCTGCCCGTGGACTACCTCAAAATCGACGGCGGCTTTGTCAAAGACATCCTCGAAGACCAGGTTGACCACGCTATGGTCAAAGCCATCAGCACCATCGGTGGCGTCATGGGCCTCAAAACCATCGCTGAGTATGTCGAAAACACCGCCATTTTCGATTGCATCACCGCCCTCGGCGTAGACTTTGCCCAGGGCTACGGCCTGGGCCACCCCCAACCGCTAATCTGCACTGGCACCCCACGGTGA